A region of Plantactinospora sp. BC1 DNA encodes the following proteins:
- a CDS encoding ABC transporter ATP-binding protein produces the protein MADIVLDKVSKSFPDGTVAVRDVDLEIADGEFVILVGPSGCGKSTTLNMIAGLEDISSGELRIDGERVNDKAPRDRDIAMVFQSYALYPNMTVRENMAFPLRLAKLDKATIEQKVAEAAKVLELTPLLDRKPANLSGGQRQRVAMGRAIVRNPKAFLMDEPLSNLDAKLRVQMRTVVSRLQKQLGTTTVYVTHDQTEAMTLGDRVVIMRGGAVQQVGPPQELYDHPANLFVAGFIGSPSMNFLHAAVEDDRLRTAIGDVPLGDRLRRELAAEDAPRELILGIRPEHFEDAGLIDEQTRGRGLEFEAPVDIVESMGSDKYVYLTVSGERASAAELEELAADVGADGFGGGGGNLVTRLSAESPVTEGGNHRIWFNLEKIHLFDPSNGRNLTLHEGRAAGALAS, from the coding sequence GTGGCTGACATCGTGCTGGACAAGGTGAGCAAGAGCTTCCCGGACGGGACGGTCGCGGTCCGGGACGTCGACCTGGAGATCGCCGACGGCGAGTTCGTGATCCTGGTCGGCCCGTCGGGCTGCGGGAAGTCGACCACGCTGAACATGATCGCCGGACTGGAGGACATCAGCTCCGGCGAGCTGCGGATCGACGGCGAACGGGTCAACGACAAGGCGCCCCGGGACCGGGACATCGCGATGGTGTTCCAGTCGTACGCCCTCTATCCCAACATGACCGTCCGGGAGAACATGGCGTTCCCGCTCCGGCTCGCCAAGCTCGACAAGGCGACCATCGAGCAGAAGGTGGCCGAGGCGGCCAAGGTGCTGGAACTGACGCCGCTGCTGGACCGCAAGCCGGCGAACCTCTCCGGCGGGCAGCGCCAGCGGGTGGCGATGGGGCGGGCGATCGTCCGCAACCCGAAGGCGTTCCTGATGGACGAGCCGCTCTCCAACCTCGACGCCAAGTTGCGGGTGCAGATGCGTACCGTGGTGTCCCGGTTGCAGAAGCAGCTCGGCACCACCACCGTCTACGTCACGCACGACCAGACCGAGGCGATGACCCTCGGCGACCGGGTGGTGATCATGCGGGGCGGTGCGGTGCAGCAGGTCGGCCCGCCGCAGGAGCTCTACGACCACCCGGCGAACCTCTTCGTCGCCGGGTTCATCGGCTCGCCGTCGATGAACTTCCTGCACGCCGCGGTCGAGGACGACCGGTTGCGGACGGCGATCGGCGACGTACCCCTCGGGGACCGGCTCCGTCGCGAGCTGGCGGCGGAGGACGCCCCCCGGGAGCTGATCCTCGGCATCCGGCCGGAGCACTTCGAGGACGCCGGGCTGATCGACGAGCAGACCCGGGGTCGGGGGCTGGAGTTCGAGGCGCCGGTCGACATCGTCGAGTCGATGGGCTCCGACAAGTACGTCTACCTCACCGTCTCCGGCGAGCGGGCCAGCGCGGCGGAGCTGGAGGAACTCGCCGCCGACGTGGGCGCGGACGGCTTCGGCGGCGGTGGCGGGAACCTGGTGACCCGACTGTCGGCGGAGTCCCCGGTCACCGAGGGGGGCAACCACCGGATCTGGTTCAACCTGGAGAAGATCCACCTCTTCGACCCGTCGAACGGGCGCAACCTCACCCTGCACGAGGGGCGGGCCGCCGGAGCGCTGGCGTCCTGA
- a CDS encoding carbohydrate ABC transporter permease — MAASDTTAAAKWRWGLLDVVVVVFALVPVLWIASLSFKTTGTLTDGNFIPREWTLDNYRTIFSTNQFVRALGNSIGIALIATAIAVVLGTMAAYAVARLDFPGKKALVGVSLLIAMFPQVSLVSPLFEIERSLGLFDTWPGLILPYITFSLPLAIYTLSAFFKQIPWDLEKAAKMDGATSGQAFRRVIAPLAAPGVFTTAILVFIFCWNDFLFAISLTSTERSRTVPVALSFFTGESQFEDPTGAISAAAVVITIPIILFVLFFQRRIVSGLTSGAVKG, encoded by the coding sequence ATGGCCGCGAGTGACACCACTGCCGCCGCGAAGTGGCGGTGGGGACTGTTGGACGTCGTGGTGGTGGTCTTCGCACTGGTCCCGGTGCTGTGGATCGCGTCGCTGTCGTTCAAGACCACCGGCACGCTCACCGACGGGAACTTCATCCCCCGGGAGTGGACGCTGGACAACTACCGCACGATCTTCTCCACCAACCAGTTCGTCCGGGCGCTGGGCAACTCGATCGGGATCGCCCTGATCGCCACCGCCATCGCGGTGGTGCTCGGCACCATGGCCGCGTACGCGGTGGCCCGGCTGGACTTTCCGGGCAAGAAGGCGCTGGTCGGGGTCTCCCTGCTGATCGCGATGTTTCCGCAGGTCTCGCTCGTCTCGCCGCTGTTCGAGATCGAGCGGTCGCTCGGGCTCTTCGACACCTGGCCGGGGCTGATCCTGCCGTACATCACCTTCTCGCTGCCGCTGGCCATCTACACGCTGTCGGCGTTCTTCAAGCAGATCCCGTGGGACCTGGAGAAGGCCGCCAAGATGGACGGCGCCACCTCGGGGCAGGCGTTCCGCCGGGTCATCGCGCCGTTGGCCGCCCCCGGGGTCTTCACCACCGCGATCCTGGTCTTCATCTTCTGCTGGAACGACTTCCTCTTCGCGATCTCGCTGACCTCCACCGAGCGGTCCCGCACGGTACCGGTGGCGCTGTCGTTCTTCACCGGGGAGTCGCAGTTCGAGGACCCGACCGGGGCGATCTCCGCCGCCGCCGTGGTGATCACGATTCCGATCATTCTGTTCGTGCTGTTCTTCCAGCGTCGCATCGTGTCGGGCCTGACGTCCGGCGCCGTCAAGGGGTGA
- a CDS encoding carbohydrate ABC transporter permease — MDRSGAGRSVPAPRRGRPGRAALSEGKRAERRLGWLLCAPAALVMLAVTAYPILYSVWLSLQRFDLKFPDEREFVGLANYATVLTNDYWWTAFGVTMLITVVTVAVELVLGMGLAVVMHRTIVGRGLVRTSALIPYGIVTVVAAFSWRYAWTPGTGYLANLFGEGAPLTERASALAIIMLAEIWKTTPFMALLLMAGLALVPEDLLKAASMDGATAWQRFVKVMLPVMKPAILVALLFRTLDAFRVFDNIFVLTAGSNETSSVSMLAYNNLMRGLNLGIGSTMSVLIFLAVAIIAFVFVKLFGTAAPGSTDEGSRR; from the coding sequence GTGGACCGGAGCGGGGCCGGCCGGAGCGTGCCGGCGCCCCGGCGCGGCCGTCCCGGACGGGCGGCGCTGAGCGAGGGGAAGCGGGCCGAGCGCCGGCTCGGCTGGCTGCTCTGCGCGCCGGCCGCGCTGGTGATGCTGGCGGTGACCGCCTATCCGATCCTCTACTCGGTCTGGCTGTCGTTGCAGCGCTTCGACCTCAAGTTCCCGGACGAGCGGGAGTTCGTCGGGCTGGCCAACTACGCCACGGTGCTGACCAACGACTACTGGTGGACCGCGTTCGGGGTGACCATGCTGATCACCGTCGTGACGGTCGCCGTCGAACTGGTACTCGGCATGGGGCTGGCCGTCGTGATGCACCGGACCATCGTCGGGCGCGGGCTGGTCCGCACCTCGGCGCTGATCCCGTACGGCATCGTCACGGTGGTCGCGGCCTTCTCCTGGCGGTACGCCTGGACGCCCGGCACCGGATATCTGGCCAACCTCTTCGGCGAGGGGGCGCCGCTGACCGAACGGGCCAGCGCGCTGGCGATCATCATGCTGGCGGAGATCTGGAAGACCACCCCGTTCATGGCGCTGCTGCTGATGGCGGGCCTGGCGCTGGTGCCGGAGGACCTGCTCAAGGCCGCCTCGATGGACGGTGCCACCGCCTGGCAGCGGTTCGTCAAGGTCATGTTGCCGGTGATGAAGCCGGCGATCCTGGTGGCGCTGCTGTTCCGCACCCTGGACGCGTTCCGGGTCTTCGACAACATCTTCGTGCTGACCGCCGGGTCGAACGAGACGTCGTCGGTGTCGATGCTCGCCTACAACAACCTGATGCGCGGGCTCAACCTCGGGATCGGGTCGACCATGTCGGTGCTGATCTTCCTGGCCGTGGCGATCATCGCGTTCGTCTTCGTGAAGCTGTTCGGCACGGCTGCCCCGGGCAGCACGGACGAGGGGAGCCGCCGGTGA